From the genome of Microcoleus sp. FACHB-672:
AAGCGATAGCTAAAGCAGGGCAAGCTCGTACATTAAGAGACCATACATATGAGAAGAGAGCCTTACAGTTAGATAGTATAATTCAAAGAGAATTCAAAAACTCATAATGCTTTTTTCTTGAATTTGATGAAATTTTTAACTTCAGCAGAAAATAAAAACCTATGGTTAAATTTGTTCAAGATTATAGCTATGATTATGACAAAGGTAAAATAATGTTTGTAAATTTTTACAAATCAAGTATTATGCTATACATTTAAAAAAAAGCAAAAAAGTTCTTTTAGTTTTTTTGTTCAATGGTTTTATCAGTATTCCCTCAGAAAGTTTGGAAATGAGAAACTTAATTTGTCCCCTTAGTGGTAGCTCAGAAGTAATTTTAATAGAGAAAATAAAAGTAAAGGACATAATTAATATTTACAAAAAACAACTAAAATTTGATGTTTCTGAAGAATTTAAAGAGGTAAAGGAGATAGGCTTTTATCACTGTCTTGATTCAGACTTAAGGTTTTTCTTCCCTTTAGTAATTGGATCAGAAGCTTTTTATGAAAAACTCCAACAGTTTGATTGGTATTATATGGATAATAAGCCCGAATATGAGTATGCTAAGCAATTTGTAAAGGACTCAGATGTTGTTTTGGAAATTGGAAGCGGTAAAGGAGCTTTTCTCAAAAAACTTTCAACCAACAATTATGTAGGTCTTGAATTCAGTCGAGAAGCAACAAATATTGCTGCTAAAGAGGGCATTTGTATTCAAAATGAGTCCATCCAAACGCACGCCATTAAAAATTTGAATACCTATGATGTGGTTTGTGCATTTCAAGTTTTAGAACATGTTGAGGAAGTTTATTCCTTCATAGAATCTAGCACTCTCTGTTTAAAGCCAGGAGGTCTTTTAATATATTCTATTCCAAGCGTTGACTCTTTTTCTAAATACGTTTCTAATTTTATTTTGGATATGCCACCCCATCATGTTACAAGGTGGTCTGATAAAGCACTTCAGAATATTGCCTGTTATTTTACTTTAGAGCCTGTAGAAATTTGGCATGAACCTCTCCAGTTGATTCACAAAAAACTTTATGCTGAGGCTGTTATAAAAAATAGCTTTTTTAGTTTTTTTAAAAAACCTCATAAAAATATTGACAAGAGTTTTACTAATAAAGTTGTCAATGGATTTAGTAAAATAATTTCCCAATTTACTGCAAGCGGTTTAACCAGTTATGAGTTAATGCCTAGAGGGATCTCTGTAACAAGTGTTTATCGTAAGGTAAAAAAATAAAGATGCTTGAATTTTTAAACGTAGGTTGCGGTTCTACATTTCATCCTGCTTGGACAAACATTGACATTGCTCCTCAATCGCCAAAGATTCAAAGATATGACATTCGTAAAAAATTGCCTTATTTAGATAACTGCTTTGATGCCTGTTATAGCAGCCATGTTCTAGAACATTTGACAAAAGAAGAGGCTAAAGATTTAGTCTCTGAGTGTTTGCGCGTTCTAAAACCGGCAGGAGTAGCGAGATTTGTTGTTCCCGATTTAGAATCGATAGCTAGGACTTATCTGGATACTCTTGAGCGGGTAGAGAGCGGAATTGCTGAGGCAGAAGCAGACTATGACTGGATGATGCTAGAAATGTATGATCAAACCGTCCGTAATTATGGCGGCGGTGAAATGTATCGTTACTTCAGTAGCCCTGATATTAAAAATAAAGACTTCGTTCGCTACCGGATAGGGCTTGAAGCAGAGATTCATCAGGCTTCAATATGGAAAAAAATAAAGTCTAAAAATGCTTTTTGGTTTCTACAAAAACTTAGAACTCTAATAGCGGGAAGTCTAGTCGCGCTGACTGCCGGTAGAGAAGCCAAACGTGCTTTTGAAGAGGGTATTTTTCGCAATTCAGGAGAAATACATCGCTGGATGTATGACCGCTTTTCCCTTCAGCGCCTGCTTAAAAAAACAGGATTTGTAGATGTGCGTATCTGTCGCGCTGATGAAAGTCGTATTCCAGACTTCAACAGTTATAACTTGGATATTATTGAGGACAAAATTCGCAAGCCTGATTCTTTGTTTATAGAAGGAATCAAACCATGAAGCCCTTGCTGCTAAGCCTATATGACATCTCAAGTGCGGCACCCTGCGCTGCCTCCCAATTGCATAGGCGTGAATGGCAGATTAGGTGTTAACTCGCAGATGTTGCTAGAGACTAAACAAAGTGATGACGAAACCGTCATCTCACCAGAAACAAACGTAGGGAGTAGGG
Proteins encoded in this window:
- a CDS encoding class I SAM-dependent methyltransferase, encoding MRNLICPLSGSSEVILIEKIKVKDIINIYKKQLKFDVSEEFKEVKEIGFYHCLDSDLRFFFPLVIGSEAFYEKLQQFDWYYMDNKPEYEYAKQFVKDSDVVLEIGSGKGAFLKKLSTNNYVGLEFSREATNIAAKEGICIQNESIQTHAIKNLNTYDVVCAFQVLEHVEEVYSFIESSTLCLKPGGLLIYSIPSVDSFSKYVSNFILDMPPHHVTRWSDKALQNIACYFTLEPVEIWHEPLQLIHKKLYAEAVIKNSFFSFFKKPHKNIDKSFTNKVVNGFSKIISQFTASGLTSYELMPRGISVTSVYRKVKK
- a CDS encoding class I SAM-dependent methyltransferase, which produces MLEFLNVGCGSTFHPAWTNIDIAPQSPKIQRYDIRKKLPYLDNCFDACYSSHVLEHLTKEEAKDLVSECLRVLKPAGVARFVVPDLESIARTYLDTLERVESGIAEAEADYDWMMLEMYDQTVRNYGGGEMYRYFSSPDIKNKDFVRYRIGLEAEIHQASIWKKIKSKNAFWFLQKLRTLIAGSLVALTAGREAKRAFEEGIFRNSGEIHRWMYDRFSLQRLLKKTGFVDVRICRADESRIPDFNSYNLDIIEDKIRKPDSLFIEGIKP